The following are encoded together in the Thermococcus sibiricus MM 739 genome:
- the rad50 gene encoding DNA double-strand break repair ATPase Rad50, protein MRIRSLKIKNFRAHENSHVEFNDGINLIIGQNGSGKSSILEAVFASLYLGHGSFPRGYKKVNTRIGKSGFELVLKFEHNGKNYEIVRKSNGESYLKENGGVLHEKDSDIARWSERYLYPLHVFRNALYIRQGEIENILVDEDVREKVLRKVLGIEDFENSANNAQEVLRELRKKREYLEKLIQASGDIQNKIKEQEKRLGEVIHKINELRKKEIETAEKLSAVSKRYEELKEIKEILTQKEKEKLSVEGSMKKLEADIKNTRDRIAELEKELRVLRDKEGRLKEIEWVKKEYETLNALMVKRKELQEIELRKSRLEERIKVLQKQIQELESKSEELEETKKLEKKLLDDYNVLKTFAETYDMVRQLVVEKEKYSTELEKAGYTKEKLVNEIKNVEKAKKELKEVEDKILTLKGELNGLDKIEKSLRDNVSKLEGAKECPLCKRPIEEHEEGEIKREYTAELAKIEKKKEEIAEALRKALKRKTELEKIRNNESKLIKLHKTLEFLENVESKLEKYNIEELKKKTEEFEKVRERVIEVKKEIIRVNKELEKLNEFKNEKETLLRKLGDLERKKAEVLHEIEEKGFESFEDVEKRLKELEPLYKEYISLSNVPQEIQIREKRQELLETTLKDKEKDLNLTKNVFKMLSKEIEELKVRFTVEEFEKISKEYLSLSSLHAAVLKEIEGNENLKEEVARNLEDLKRQLEAIKKAKEESELIEKMMADMKVLREKLLKLKAEAERRGLSEVERVASELFSDMTERKYQGIKIIREKKFGRERIRIVVLYQGQEEEIDFLSGGERIALGLSFRLALSLYKVKNMELLILDEPTPFLDEERRKKLVEIITQHLRKIPQVIIVSHDEELKDAADYVIRVSLIGGKSNVEVESLGTY, encoded by the coding sequence ATGAGGATAAGATCCCTTAAAATAAAAAATTTTAGAGCTCATGAAAATTCTCATGTGGAGTTTAATGATGGAATTAATTTGATAATCGGCCAGAATGGTTCTGGAAAGAGTTCAATTCTTGAAGCAGTATTTGCTAGCCTTTATTTAGGCCATGGGAGTTTTCCAAGAGGATATAAAAAAGTAAATACAAGAATTGGAAAATCTGGGTTTGAACTCGTTTTGAAGTTTGAGCATAATGGAAAAAATTATGAAATTGTTAGGAAATCCAATGGAGAGAGCTATCTGAAAGAAAATGGAGGAGTTTTACACGAGAAGGATAGTGACATAGCTAGATGGAGTGAGAGATATCTTTATCCCCTCCATGTGTTTAGAAATGCCTTATATATAAGACAGGGAGAAATAGAAAACATTCTTGTTGATGAGGATGTGAGGGAAAAGGTCCTCAGAAAAGTGTTAGGAATTGAGGATTTTGAAAATAGTGCTAACAATGCCCAGGAAGTCCTTAGAGAATTAAGAAAGAAAAGAGAATATCTGGAGAAGTTAATTCAGGCTTCAGGAGATATCCAAAATAAAATTAAAGAACAAGAGAAAAGACTTGGGGAGGTTATACATAAGATCAATGAACTCAGAAAGAAAGAAATTGAAACAGCAGAGAAGCTTTCTGCAGTCTCTAAAAGATACGAAGAACTCAAGGAGATTAAGGAAATATTAACCCAAAAGGAAAAAGAAAAACTCTCAGTTGAAGGTTCAATGAAGAAGCTCGAGGCGGATATAAAAAATACTAGAGATAGAATTGCAGAACTTGAAAAAGAACTCAGGGTCTTGAGGGATAAAGAAGGTCGTTTAAAGGAGATAGAATGGGTGAAAAAAGAATATGAAACATTAAATGCTCTAATGGTAAAAAGAAAAGAGCTGCAGGAAATTGAATTAAGAAAAAGCCGTTTAGAGGAAAGAATCAAAGTCTTGCAAAAGCAAATACAAGAACTTGAGTCAAAATCTGAAGAGCTTGAAGAGACTAAGAAACTTGAAAAAAAGCTTTTAGATGATTATAATGTGCTAAAAACATTTGCAGAAACTTATGATATGGTGCGACAGCTGGTTGTTGAGAAGGAGAAGTACTCAACGGAGCTTGAGAAGGCAGGTTATACCAAGGAAAAACTTGTTAATGAAATTAAAAATGTTGAAAAGGCAAAAAAAGAGTTGAAAGAGGTTGAAGATAAGATTCTCACGTTAAAAGGCGAACTTAATGGACTGGATAAAATTGAGAAGAGCTTGAGAGATAATGTATCAAAGTTAGAGGGAGCAAAAGAATGTCCTCTCTGTAAGAGGCCAATAGAGGAGCATGAAGAAGGAGAAATTAAGAGAGAATACACTGCCGAACTTGCCAAGATTGAAAAGAAAAAGGAAGAGATTGCTGAAGCGCTGAGAAAAGCTTTGAAAAGAAAAACAGAGCTTGAAAAAATCAGGAATAATGAAAGTAAGCTTATTAAACTTCACAAGACTCTTGAATTCTTGGAAAATGTTGAAAGCAAACTTGAAAAATATAACATCGAAGAACTAAAGAAGAAAACTGAAGAGTTTGAGAAGGTAAGAGAAAGAGTCATTGAAGTAAAGAAGGAAATAATTAGAGTAAACAAGGAATTAGAAAAACTGAATGAGTTTAAAAATGAGAAAGAAACTCTTCTGCGGAAATTAGGGGATCTTGAAAGAAAAAAGGCAGAGGTTTTGCATGAAATTGAAGAAAAGGGTTTTGAATCTTTTGAGGATGTGGAAAAGAGACTAAAAGAGTTGGAGCCTCTCTACAAGGAGTATATATCTCTCAGTAATGTTCCACAAGAAATCCAAATCCGGGAAAAAAGGCAAGAGTTGCTTGAAACAACGCTTAAAGATAAGGAAAAAGACCTTAATCTAACTAAAAATGTATTTAAAATGCTTTCTAAGGAGATAGAAGAATTAAAAGTCAGATTCACCGTAGAGGAATTTGAGAAGATCAGCAAGGAATATCTTTCTTTGTCCAGTCTGCATGCTGCTGTACTTAAGGAGATTGAAGGGAATGAAAACCTAAAAGAAGAAGTTGCCAGGAATTTAGAGGATTTAAAAAGACAATTAGAAGCAATTAAGAAGGCCAAAGAAGAATCGGAGCTTATAGAAAAAATGATGGCAGATATGAAAGTTTTAAGAGAAAAACTGCTTAAGCTAAAAGCAGAAGCTGAAAGGAGAGGTTTAAGTGAAGTGGAGAGGGTTGCCAGTGAACTTTTCTCTGATATGACGGAGAGAAAGTATCAGGGAATAAAAATCATTAGAGAAAAAAAGTTTGGCAGGGAGAGGATAAGGATAGTTGTTCTTTACCAAGGGCAAGAAGAGGAGATTGATTTCTTAAGTGGTGGGGAGAGAATTGCTTTGGGGCTATCCTTTAGATTGGCTCTGTCTCTTTACAAAGTTAAAAACATGGAACTTCTGATTTTAGATGAACCAACTCCATTCTTAGATGAAGAGAGGAGGAAAAAACTGGTTGAGATAATAACCCAGCACTTGAGAAAAATCCCACAGGTGATAATAGTATCGCATGATGAAGAACTTAAAGATGCTGCTGATTATGTGATTAGGGTTTCTCTTATCGGGGGAAAGAGCAACGTAGAGGTGGAAAGCCTTGGCACGTATTAG
- a CDS encoding DNA double-strand break repair nuclease NurA yields MARISQSHLDDVKRYLDSQWMRIDELKKLVIEAGYYWKEFPPAKEAKVFAVDGSRMVKRLSGAIVYGVSSVSIGDDILQWHEIGLVSPYKHVDERIRLHMEMLENRIGAMTFELKGADLILMDGTLSGSIARPPAYLESSTRQFYEEDKIGTINTVKAFLELLESEWDKWKESLEEEGVINYSTVVARREEIFEHLKSYVVEKEFLEKIENNPNYKEDFIIFLEYLEYLHSIDKLLNGTVAFVAKTFYTDDIIKQVTEGKEESKYALIPDVPVIDSISKKRGYMKFKYRESRKWALPEVIQRAVGGKYLQRVVELFPKEGNPVQNIQPAYVRFMDNGVIYLLETTNLTDELLSAILSVAEDEYIIPLEYAHHTVVIKKQEFDTYVDAILNALVGEDPKYLAFLRYGREPLE; encoded by the coding sequence TTGGCACGTATTAGTCAGAGTCACTTGGATGATGTAAAGAGGTATTTGGACTCTCAATGGATGAGGATAGATGAATTAAAGAAACTGGTAATTGAGGCCGGTTACTATTGGAAGGAATTTCCACCTGCAAAAGAAGCAAAAGTTTTTGCTGTTGATGGAAGTAGGATGGTAAAGAGGCTCAGTGGGGCGATAGTTTATGGGGTTTCTTCAGTTTCTATAGGTGATGATATATTACAGTGGCATGAAATAGGCCTTGTTTCTCCTTATAAACACGTGGATGAAAGGATAAGACTGCACATGGAAATGCTTGAAAACAGAATTGGAGCCATGACATTTGAACTCAAAGGGGCCGATCTCATTTTAATGGATGGAACTTTAAGCGGCTCCATAGCTAGACCCCCCGCTTATTTGGAGAGCAGCACCCGACAGTTTTATGAAGAAGATAAAATTGGGACTATAAACACTGTCAAGGCCTTTTTGGAACTTTTAGAATCTGAATGGGATAAATGGAAAGAAAGTCTCGAAGAAGAAGGAGTTATAAATTATTCCACAGTAGTAGCAAGGCGAGAAGAAATTTTTGAGCACCTGAAGTCTTATGTAGTTGAAAAGGAATTTCTTGAAAAGATAGAGAATAATCCGAATTACAAAGAGGATTTTATAATATTCTTGGAGTATCTTGAATATTTACACTCAATAGACAAGCTCTTAAACGGTACTGTGGCCTTTGTGGCAAAAACTTTCTACACTGATGATATAATAAAACAGGTTACTGAAGGGAAGGAAGAGAGTAAATACGCTTTAATACCAGATGTTCCAGTAATTGATTCCATCTCAAAAAAACGAGGGTATATGAAATTTAAATATAGAGAATCTAGAAAATGGGCCCTTCCCGAAGTTATCCAAAGAGCTGTGGGGGGCAAATATCTACAGAGGGTTGTGGAACTTTTCCCCAAAGAAGGAAACCCCGTACAGAATATACAGCCGGCCTATGTGAGATTTATGGATAATGGTGTTATCTACCTTCTTGAGACTACAAACTTAACTGATGAACTTCTATCTGCAATACTTTCTGTTGCGGAGGATGAGTATATAATACCACTCGAGTATGCCCATCACACTGTGGTTATAAAGAAGCAAGAATTTGATACATATGTGGATGCGATTCTTAATGCTCTGGTTGGAGAAGACCCCAAATATCTAGCATTTTTGAGGTATGGGAGAGAGCCATTGGAATAA
- the rimI gene encoding ribosomal protein S18-alanine N-acetyltransferase yields the protein MSVSSRDFIPRKIPLSFIVVRPATLFDLSEIMRIERQSFREQYPRGLFMMFLDSNRETFLVAEYSGQVVGYVMGYIRPDMEGHIMSIAVDPLYRGNGIGRLLMEAVIDRLIKRGARYIGLEVRVSNKGAIKLYEKLGFKKMKIIRGYYSDGEDAYYMMLDLNTWGGKS from the coding sequence ATGAGTGTATCTTCGAGAGATTTCATACCAAGGAAGATACCATTGAGTTTCATTGTAGTACGGCCTGCTACACTTTTTGACCTAAGTGAAATAATGCGCATTGAAAGGCAATCCTTCAGAGAGCAATATCCTCGTGGGTTATTCATGATGTTTCTTGATTCAAATCGTGAGACTTTTCTAGTTGCGGAGTACAGTGGGCAAGTGGTTGGTTATGTGATGGGTTACATAAGGCCAGATATGGAAGGTCATATAATGAGTATAGCAGTTGACCCCCTTTACAGGGGAAATGGAATAGGAAGATTATTAATGGAGGCGGTTATAGATAGATTAATAAAGCGAGGGGCCAGGTACATAGGTCTAGAAGTTAGGGTTAGTAATAAGGGAGCGATAAAACTCTACGAAAAGTTAGGATTCAAAAAGATGAAGATTATACGGGGCTATTATTCAGATGGAGAGGACGCTTATTACATGATGCTGGATCTGAACACATGGGGGGGCAAAAGTTGA
- the endA gene encoding tRNA-intron lyase, whose translation MGGQKLTEFKFYLSGERVFSTMESALNKLYNKRHYGEVVNGKLFLSLIEAAYLLEKEWIKVFDGEKELTLEEVFELGRKKDEQFDLKFLVYKDLRDRGYTVKTALKYGSHFRVYRKGMEDHADWLIWVVNESQRMYPNELTARVRVAHGVRKKMVLAVVDEDNDVVYYQVGRIKF comes from the coding sequence ATGGGGGGGCAAAAGTTGACCGAATTTAAATTTTATCTCAGTGGTGAGAGAGTTTTCAGCACAATGGAAAGTGCTTTAAATAAGCTTTACAACAAAAGACATTACGGAGAAGTTGTTAATGGAAAGCTATTCTTATCTTTAATTGAAGCCGCATATCTTCTTGAAAAAGAGTGGATTAAGGTTTTTGATGGAGAGAAAGAATTGACTCTTGAAGAGGTTTTTGAACTAGGCAGAAAAAAAGATGAACAGTTTGATCTAAAGTTTTTAGTATACAAGGACCTTAGGGACAGGGGATACACAGTTAAAACCGCCCTTAAATATGGTTCTCACTTTAGGGTTTATCGAAAAGGTATGGAAGATCACGCTGATTGGTTAATCTGGGTAGTAAACGAGAGTCAAAGGATGTATCCCAATGAATTAACGGCAAGGGTCAGGGTTGCTCATGGGGTTAGGAAAAAAATGGTTTTGGCTGTAGTGGATGAAGATAACGATGTAGTTTACTATCAGGTTGGGAGAATAAAGTTTTAG
- a CDS encoding glycine C-acetyltransferase: MAKLDWITEELNELKEKGLYVRIRVLQSSQGPWVVVDGKKVLNMCSNNYLGLAAHPKIKEAAIRAILDYGVGAGAVRTIAGTMELHVELEEKLAKFKKREAAILFQSGYNANLGALSALIKKGEDGVFVSEELNHASIIDGMRLSGAEKVIYKHLNMEDLKKRLEEVKDKKKKLIVTDGVFSMDGDLAPLPEIAELAEQYDAIVYVDDAHGEGVLGDSGRGIVDHFNLHDRVDFEMGTLSKAFGVIGGYVAGPEEAIDYLRQRGRPFLFSSALNPPDVAAAIASVEILQHSDELVKKLWDNTNFLQKGLRDLGYDLGNTKHPITPVMLYEEKRAQEFSKRLYEEYNIFAQAIVYPTVPLGTARIRLEPSAAHSKEDLQYVIDAFEDLGKKTGFLK; encoded by the coding sequence ATGGCAAAGCTTGATTGGATTACTGAAGAACTTAATGAACTTAAAGAAAAAGGCCTTTACGTAAGGATTAGAGTACTGCAAAGTTCTCAAGGCCCCTGGGTTGTTGTTGATGGGAAGAAAGTTCTCAACATGTGTTCTAACAACTATCTTGGCCTTGCTGCACACCCAAAAATTAAAGAAGCAGCAATAAGAGCCATTCTTGATTATGGTGTTGGTGCTGGTGCCGTTAGAACTATCGCCGGGACTATGGAACTTCACGTGGAGCTTGAGGAAAAATTGGCTAAATTTAAGAAGAGAGAAGCAGCCATTCTCTTCCAAAGCGGTTACAATGCAAACCTTGGTGCATTAAGTGCGTTAATCAAGAAAGGCGAAGATGGAGTTTTCGTGAGTGAAGAACTCAATCACGCGAGCATCATAGATGGTATGAGATTAAGCGGTGCTGAAAAAGTTATTTACAAGCACCTTAACATGGAAGACCTCAAAAAGAGACTCGAAGAAGTTAAAGACAAGAAAAAGAAGCTTATAGTCACTGATGGAGTATTCAGCATGGATGGCGACTTAGCTCCGCTACCGGAGATAGCCGAATTGGCAGAGCAGTATGATGCGATAGTCTATGTGGATGATGCTCATGGTGAAGGTGTTCTTGGTGACAGTGGAAGGGGAATAGTTGACCACTTCAACCTCCATGACAGAGTTGATTTTGAGATGGGAACACTAAGCAAGGCTTTTGGTGTCATTGGTGGATATGTAGCTGGTCCCGAGGAAGCTATAGATTATCTAAGACAAAGAGGAAGGCCGTTCTTGTTCTCCTCCGCCTTGAATCCACCCGATGTTGCAGCCGCAATAGCCTCCGTTGAAATACTCCAACACAGCGATGAGCTAGTTAAGAAGTTATGGGACAACACCAACTTCCTCCAAAAAGGACTTCGTGACTTGGGATACGACTTAGGAAATACAAAACACCCAATTACTCCAGTAATGCTGTATGAAGAGAAGCGGGCGCAGGAGTTCAGTAAGAGACTCTATGAAGAATACAACATCTTCGCTCAAGCTATAGTTTACCCAACTGTCCCCCTTGGAACAGCAAGAATAAGACTCGAGCCCTCAGCTGCTCATTCAAAAGAGGACTTACAATATGTCATAGACGCATTCGAGGACCTAGGAAAGAAGACTGGATTCTTAAAGTGA
- a CDS encoding replication factor C small subunit codes for MVEEVKEVKEVKILEKPWVEKYRPERLDDIVGQDHIVKRLKHYVKTASMPHLLFAGPPGTGKTTSSLALARELFGEHWRHNFLELNASVSKDTPILVRINGRVMRTTFAELDKLYFNESDGEVAYKDASNLEVLTVDENYCVKWAQVSKIIRHHVPVILHVHLEGGGKLELTGNHSVMVLTENGLETVKASELKEGTILLSFTTNIEGFLDVLDMSDYSIKESARTRTFKGLSVDEELSYIFGLYAAEGAVGFNGNTSGQVIYTLGSHEGQLIERIKAFVENLGVSVYENYTSSGFDRSRKSAYQFRLLNTQLARFFEESFYDGNGRRANNKRLPGFVFEFPIRERIAFLKGLADGDGTGEWGGVIRVSSVSRDLLIDTVWLARVSGIEASLFEREARLIWKGGMKWSKAELLPAEPIVKMLEAIENAIEGNWRYEFRHQLYEGKKRVRKATLRKAIEMVNEEKLDEKGKRILEVLKKLANTDLHALLVRKIELVEYNDFVYDVSVPGNEMFFAGEIPVLLHNSDERGINVIREKVKEFARTKPIGGVSFKIIFLDEADALTQDAQQALRRTMEMFSSNVRFILSCNYSSKIIEPIQSRCAIFRFRPLKDEDVARRLKYIAENEGLELTEEGLQAILYVAEGDLRRAINVLQAAAALDTRITDENVFLVASRARPEDVREMMLLALEGNFLKARDKLREILLKQGLSGEDVLIQMHKEVFNLPISEPKKVALADKIGEYNFRLVEGSNEMIQLEALLAQFTLLGKD; via the coding sequence ATGGTTGAGGAGGTAAAAGAGGTTAAGGAAGTTAAAATTCTTGAAAAACCGTGGGTTGAGAAGTACAGACCTGAGAGGCTTGATGACATTGTTGGTCAAGACCATATAGTAAAGAGACTCAAGCATTATGTTAAGACGGCTTCAATGCCGCATCTTCTCTTCGCAGGGCCGCCTGGCACCGGAAAGACGACTAGTTCGCTGGCTTTAGCACGAGAACTCTTTGGAGAGCACTGGAGACATAATTTTCTCGAATTAAACGCCTCTGTTTCCAAAGATACCCCAATACTTGTGAGAATCAACGGTCGGGTTATGAGGACAACCTTTGCCGAGCTTGACAAACTCTATTTCAATGAGAGCGATGGCGAGGTTGCCTACAAAGATGCATCCAACCTTGAGGTCCTCACGGTTGACGAAAACTACTGCGTCAAGTGGGCTCAAGTAAGCAAGATAATCCGCCACCACGTTCCCGTTATACTTCACGTCCATCTTGAAGGCGGAGGAAAGCTTGAACTGACTGGAAACCACTCCGTTATGGTCCTAACCGAGAACGGTCTTGAAACTGTGAAGGCGAGCGAGCTGAAGGAGGGTACAATCTTACTCAGCTTCACCACTAACATTGAAGGTTTTCTCGACGTTCTCGACATGAGTGACTATAGTATTAAGGAGAGTGCGAGGACGAGAACCTTCAAGGGGCTTTCGGTTGATGAAGAGCTTTCCTACATTTTTGGTCTTTATGCGGCTGAAGGAGCTGTCGGCTTCAATGGTAACACCTCCGGTCAGGTGATATATACCCTTGGAAGCCACGAGGGTCAACTGATAGAGCGCATTAAGGCCTTTGTGGAGAATCTCGGCGTCAGCGTTTACGAGAACTACACGAGTTCTGGCTTTGACCGCTCAAGGAAGAGCGCCTACCAGTTCCGGCTCCTCAACACCCAGCTTGCTAGGTTCTTCGAGGAGAGCTTCTACGACGGAAACGGCAGGAGAGCAAACAACAAGAGGCTTCCGGGTTTCGTCTTCGAGTTTCCAATTCGAGAAAGGATAGCCTTCCTTAAAGGTCTCGCAGATGGTGATGGAACCGGCGAATGGGGCGGGGTAATCAGAGTCTCCTCAGTCTCAAGGGATTTGCTGATAGACACAGTATGGCTCGCGAGGGTTTCAGGAATCGAGGCAAGCCTCTTCGAGAGGGAGGCGAGGCTTATCTGGAAGGGCGGAATGAAGTGGAGCAAGGCCGAACTCCTCCCAGCCGAGCCGATAGTTAAGATGCTTGAAGCAATAGAGAATGCTATCGAGGGTAACTGGCGCTACGAGTTCAGACACCAGCTCTACGAGGGTAAAAAACGTGTCAGGAAGGCAACTTTGAGAAAGGCCATAGAGATGGTAAACGAGGAGAAACTGGACGAAAAGGGCAAGAGAATCCTCGAAGTACTAAAGAAGCTCGCCAACACAGATTTGCATGCCCTCCTGGTAAGGAAGATCGAGCTCGTTGAGTACAATGATTTTGTCTACGACGTCAGCGTTCCGGGCAACGAGATGTTCTTCGCAGGTGAAATACCTGTTCTCCTCCACAACTCGGATGAGCGGGGGATAAACGTAATCAGAGAGAAAGTAAAGGAGTTTGCAAGAACAAAGCCTATTGGAGGAGTAAGTTTCAAGATAATATTCCTGGATGAGGCCGATGCTTTAACTCAAGACGCTCAACAAGCCTTAAGAAGAACAATGGAAATGTTCTCAAGCAATGTTCGCTTTATCTTGAGTTGCAACTATTCCTCCAAGATCATTGAGCCCATTCAGAGTAGATGTGCGATATTCCGCTTTAGACCACTAAAAGATGAGGATGTTGCAAGGAGACTCAAATACATAGCTGAAAACGAAGGGCTTGAGCTGACTGAGGAGGGTCTTCAAGCTATACTTTATGTAGCTGAAGGAGATTTAAGACGAGCAATAAATGTTCTCCAAGCCGCGGCTGCATTAGATACGAGGATAACGGACGAGAACGTCTTCCTCGTCGCGAGCAGGGCCAGACCAGAAGACGTTAGGGAAATGATGCTCCTAGCGTTGGAAGGGAACTTCCTCAAAGCTAGGGACAAGCTCAGGGAAATACTCTTAAAGCAAGGTTTGAGTGGAGAGGATGTTCTCATACAGATGCACAAAGAGGTGTTTAACCTCCCAATAAGTGAACCAAAGAAGGTTGCCTTAGCAGATAAGATTGGTGAATACAACTTTAGACTTGTTGAAGGTTCCAATGAGATGATTCAACTTGAGGCGTTACTTGCCCAATTCACATTGCTTGGCAAGGATTAG
- a CDS encoding replication factor C large subunit encodes MLPWTEKYRPKRLVDIVNQDKALEKIKPWIEEWLHGIPKKKALLLAGPPGSGKTTTVYALANEYKFEVIELNASDDRTFGKIERYLNAAYTMDVFGRRRKLIFLDEVDNIEPSGAKEIAKLIGKAQNPIMMSANRYWEVPIEIRNKAEIVQYKRLSQRDILKALFRITKAEGIFVPKEVLQMIAQRARGDLRAAINDLQTVVSGGVEDAELILAYRDVEKSIFEALGAIFATDNTKRAKMAIVNLDNTPDEILLWLDENIPYVYYKPEDIAKAYDTISRADIYLGRAKRTGNYGLWKYAMDMMTAGVAVAGIKKKGFIRFYPPKTLSILRDTKEERSIRDSIVKKIMKGMHMSKLEAIETMRIFKSIFSSNLDVASHIAVFLELGDKEIEFLTEDKEKVGKIKGKMLSIHKKLKEVKTELEIRVEEVMEKIERVEEDTREKEEVKEEVEIEEPEESKEEDLGSKDQITEEKKDKKGKQVTLFDFLKK; translated from the coding sequence ATGCTCCCTTGGACTGAGAAGTATAGGCCAAAGAGACTTGTGGATATTGTTAACCAGGATAAGGCCTTAGAAAAGATTAAACCATGGATTGAAGAATGGCTCCATGGAATTCCTAAAAAGAAGGCTCTTCTCTTGGCGGGGCCTCCAGGTAGTGGGAAAACCACTACAGTGTATGCATTGGCAAATGAATATAAATTTGAGGTAATTGAACTCAATGCAAGTGATGACAGGACTTTCGGGAAAATAGAGCGCTATCTTAACGCTGCATATACAATGGACGTTTTTGGGAGGAGAAGGAAGCTCATCTTCTTGGATGAGGTTGATAACATAGAACCAAGTGGGGCCAAAGAAATAGCCAAGCTTATAGGTAAAGCGCAGAATCCAATAATGATGTCCGCCAACAGATACTGGGAAGTCCCGATAGAAATAAGGAATAAAGCGGAAATCGTGCAGTATAAGAGGTTAAGCCAGAGAGATATTTTAAAGGCACTATTTAGAATAACTAAAGCTGAAGGCATTTTTGTTCCTAAGGAAGTTCTTCAAATGATTGCCCAGAGAGCAAGAGGTGATTTAAGAGCGGCTATAAATGACCTCCAAACTGTTGTAAGTGGTGGAGTAGAGGATGCAGAACTTATTTTAGCTTATAGGGATGTTGAAAAATCTATCTTTGAAGCATTAGGTGCCATATTTGCAACCGACAACACCAAGAGGGCCAAAATGGCCATTGTGAATCTGGATAATACTCCGGATGAAATTCTCCTTTGGTTAGATGAGAATATCCCCTATGTTTATTACAAACCTGAGGACATTGCGAAGGCTTATGATACTATTAGTAGAGCTGATATCTATTTAGGGCGGGCCAAAAGAACAGGAAATTATGGACTTTGGAAATATGCCATGGATATGATGACCGCTGGAGTTGCAGTGGCCGGCATTAAAAAGAAAGGATTCATAAGATTTTATCCTCCAAAAACCCTTAGTATATTGAGGGATACAAAAGAGGAACGTTCTATTAGAGATTCAATAGTGAAAAAAATAATGAAAGGAATGCACATGAGCAAACTCGAGGCTATTGAAACCATGCGAATATTTAAGTCAATATTTAGCAGTAATTTAGATGTAGCTTCCCATATAGCAGTTTTCTTAGAATTAGGGGATAAAGAAATCGAATTTTTGACTGAAGATAAAGAGAAAGTAGGTAAAATAAAGGGAAAAATGCTCTCAATCCATAAAAAACTTAAAGAAGTGAAAACTGAGCTTGAAATTAGAGTTGAAGAGGTAATGGAAAAAATAGAAAGAGTAGAGGAGGATACCAGAGAAAAAGAGGAAGTAAAAGAAGAAGTGGAAATAGAAGAGCCTGAAGAGAGTAAAGAAGAGGATTTAGGGTCTAAAGATCAAATTACAGAAGAGAAAAAAGACAAGAAAGGCAAACAGGTCACTTTGTTTGATTTCTTAAAGAAGTGA